The Penaeus monodon isolate SGIC_2016 chromosome 33, NSTDA_Pmon_1, whole genome shotgun sequence genome includes a window with the following:
- the LOC119594217 gene encoding LOW QUALITY PROTEIN: aspartate beta-hydroxylase domain-containing protein 2-like (The sequence of the model RefSeq protein was modified relative to this genomic sequence to represent the inferred CDS: inserted 1 base in 1 codon), protein IAEKWKALDSKTQESTSLRLXDAVQTVVRRLVPAAEKLGEDRTRTSQKEKSLQSAFQKPTIFPVDLPANPYWNEFDVYGMELRLLKLNFSIILKEFESVFEALKGGDNWGWKLNDIPRGHWCIFPFIDQGVVNESNCKRCPNTSTMIGSLPSVMQDCVFGNACFSVLYPDSHIEPHYGPTNLRLRCHLGLKIPSDCWLEVNGTQHKWKPEETVVFDDSFEHSATFSEQPSAAQASPRAVLIIDFWHPDVTKDEKKILLDLLSP, encoded by the exons ATTGCAGAGAAATGGAAAGCATTAGACTCTAAGACTCAGGAGTCCACATCACTTAGAT CTGATGCTGTGCAGACAGTGGTGAGGAGGTTGGTTCCAGCTGCGGAGAAGTTGGGAGAAGACAGGACAAGAACCTCGCAGAAAGAGAAATCACTCCAATCAGCCTTCCAGAAGCCCACCATATTCCCTGTGGATTTACCAGCCAACCCTTACTGGAATGAGTTTGATGTCTATGGAATGGAACTCAGACTCCTGAAGCTCAATTTCAGCATTATCTTGAAGGAATTTGAGTCTGTCTTTGAGGCTCTGAAGGGTGGCGATAACTGGGGCTGGAAACTGAACGATATCCCTCGTGGTCATTGGTGCATCTTCCCCTTCATTGACCAAGGTGTTGTCAATGAGTCAAACTGCAAGAGATGTCCCAACACATCAACCATGATTGGTTCATTGCCATCAGTCATGCAGGATTGTGTGTTCGGCAATGCCTGCTTCTCAGTGCTGTATCCAGACTCTCATATTGAACCTCACTATGGCCCTACTAATCTAAGGTTGAGGTGCCATTTAG GACTTAAAATCCCCAGTGACTGCTGGCTGGAGGTGAATGGCACGCAGCATAAGTGGAAGCCAGAGGAGACTGTAGTCTTTGATGACTCCTTTGAACACTCTGCTACATTTAGTGAGCAGCCAAGTGCAGCCCAAGCATCTCCAAGAGCAGTGCTGATTATTGATTTCTGGCATCCAGATGTtacgaaagatgaaaagaagatcTTATTGGATCTGTTAAGTCCTTAG
- the LOC119593948 gene encoding LOW QUALITY PROTEIN: RNA 3'-terminal phosphate cyclase-like protein (The sequence of the model RefSeq protein was modified relative to this genomic sequence to represent the inferred CDS: substituted 1 base at 1 genomic stop codon), translating to MDANEVLTYEGCNFFRQRLILATLSGRTVRIRNIRANSEEEPGLQEHEASFIRLLDRISNGSHIEVNRTGTSILYKPGVLNAEGXAHLPSQRGIGYFLEPLLMLAPFCKTPINITLKGVTNNKIDPSVDMIRLSLLPVLEKFLVTDEGLSLKMIKRGLPPKGDGVVTFTCPVRRTLKAFQWEECGKVKRIRGTVYTSRVAPTVGNRMLDAAKNEFTKFLTDVYFNVDNTKGGSPGYGLCCTARTNMGTMYCAEAMSNHQGEGLEARLPEDVGKEAAWRLMEEIFRGGCTDTLGQPLVLLFMALAPKDISKFVCGPLTPYTMHFLKHMRDFFQVTFKIEEYRDKSISFSDEEKETQTGAEKLILTCVGIGYSNISKGQI from the exons ATGGATGCTAACGAGGTTCTGACATATGAAGGATGTAATTTCTTCCGCCAGAGGCTGATTTTAGCCACACTGAGCGGGAGGACAGTCCGGATAAGAAATATTCGGGCAAATTCCGAAGAGGAACCCGGGCTTCAAG AACATGAAGCAAGTTTCATACGGCTGTTGGACCGCATTAGCAATGGCAGTCATATTGAAGTTAATCGCACAGGTACATCTATCTTGTATAAACCAGGTGTGCTCAATGCGGAAGGCTGAGCACATTTGCCCAGTCAGCGTGGCATTGG GTATTTCCTAGAACCATTGCTGATGTTGGCACCATTTTGCAAGACTCCAATTAACATCACACTTAAAGGAGTCACCAATAATAAG ATAGACCCATCTGTAGACATGATCAGATTATCGTTGCTGCCTGTCCTGGAGAAGTTCTTAGTGACAGACGAAGGCTTGAGTTTGAAGATGATAAAACGAGGACTTCCTCCCAAAGGCGACGGTGTTGTAACATTTACTTGCCCAGTTAGGAGGACACTTAAAGCATTCCAG TGGGAAGAATGTGGGAAAGTAAAGCGCATCAGAGGCACTGTTTATACCAGCCGAGTTGCCCCAACTGTAGGCAACCGTATGTTAGATGCTGCCAAAAATGAATTTACCAAATTTCTCACTGATGTCTATTTCAACGTTGACAATACCAAAGGAGGTTCACCAG GGTATGGCCTCTGCTGCACAGCCAGAACTAATATGGGCACCATGTACTGTGCTGAGGCCATGTCAAACCACCAGGGGGAGGGGCTGGAGGCGAGACTGCCCGAGGATGTGGGAAAAGAGGCTGCATGGAGGCTCATGGAAGAAATATTCCGAGGTGGATGTACAGACACACTTGGACAGCCCCTAGTCCTCCTGTTCATGGCACTGGCACCAAAGGATATCTCCAAGTTTGTCTGTGGACCTCTCACTCCATACAC aATGCACTTCTTGAAACATATGCGGGATTTCTTTCAAGTCACCTTCAAGATCGAAGAATACAGAGACAAGTCAATAAGTTTttcagatgaagaaaaagagacacaaacaGGTGCAGAGAAGCTAATATTAACTTGTGTAGGAATTGGTTATAGTAACATTAGCAAAGGACAAATTTGa